Within the Meiothermus sp. CFH 77666 genome, the region ACCCTGTTTTTTTGCAGTTTGGCCGGTTTTGGCTTTGCCATGTATAACTTCCGCTGGCGAGAACAGCTTTTTGGGGTGGTGCTGGCTACCTTGCTGATACCGGCCATCCTTAACCTGATTCCCTTTTATCTACTCATCTACCAAATCGGCTGGATCAACACGCCCAAAGCGCTCTGGGTTCCGGCCATGGCTGGGGCAGTTGGCATCTTCATGATGCGGCAGTACATCGTCTCGGCCATCCCCAAGGAGCTGGTAGACGCCGCCCGGATAGATGGGTGCAGCGAGTTCCAGATTTACTGGCGCATCGTGCTGCCCCTGATCCGGCCCGCCCTGGGCACGCTGGGCTTGGTTACTTTCATTGGTGCCTGGAACAAGTTCGCCGATGTGAACGTGATTATGCGCACCCAGGAAACCAAAACCTTGCCGGTGGTGTTGCGTACCCTGCAAGGCGCTACCGATGTGGAGTGGGGAGCCATTATGGCCGGCACCGCTCTCCTGGTGGCTCCGCTGCTCCTGGTCTTTGCCCTGGCTGCGCGACAGCTCATGGAGGGGCTGACCTCGGGGGCGGTCAAGAACTGAACCGGCTTGTTCTGCTCCAAAATACCTGGTTTTCTGCGGAAGGAAGCCCGAGGTTCCCCAAACCATCTATTTTCCAAGGAGGGTTAATGCCACTTCACCTATGGAGCGTGCTGCTCTTGGGGTTGGGCCTTCTGGCCCTGGCCCAGTCCGGCCCACCCCTGCGCACCCTGGCCGAGAAGCGCGGCCTTCAGATTGGGGCCGCGGTCGAACCCAACCTGCTGTTGCAAGACCCCGAGTATGCCCGGGTGCTGGCCCGGGAGTTCAACCTGCTGGTAGCGGAAAACGTTATGAAGTGGGGTGCTCTGCAAACCGCCCGCGGCCAGTTTAACTTTGGCGCTGCCGACCTGCTGGTGGACTTTGCCCAAAAAAACCAAATGGCCATCCGGGGTCACACCCTGGTATGGCATCAGCAGCTTCCTCGCTGGATATACGACCGATTCACCCCGGCCGAGATGGAGGCCATCCTGCACCAGCACATCCAGACCGTGGTGGGGCGCTACCGGGGGAAGATTGCCTACTGGGACGTGGCCAACGAGGTGATCGGGGACGATGCCAGGCCCCGCACAACCCCGTTTGACGTTTTGCCCGATTATCTGGAAAAAGCCTTCCGCTACGCCCGCGCCGCCGATCCAAAGGCCAAACTTTTCTACAACGACTACGGGGCCGAAGGGCTTGGGCCGAAGTCGGACGCCATTTACGCCCTGCTCAAGTCGCTCAAGGAAAAAGGCGTACCGCTGGACGGGGTGGGCTTTCAGGCGCATCTAGACCTGAACTTCTCGCCCGAAGCCGCACGGATGGCGGAGAACCTCGAGCGCTTCGCTAGGCTGGGCCTCGAGATTCACATTACCGAGATGGACGTGCGGTTGAGTGGGCCCGGCTCCAGGGCCGAGCGCTTGCGAAAGCAGGCCCAGATCTACCAAGAGGTTCTGCAGGTATGCCTGCGTCAGCCTCGCTGTAAGGTCTTCACCCTTTGGGGGGTCAGCGATGCTTACTCCTGGCGGGCCGCCAGCGAACCCCTCATCTTTGATGCCGACTACCAGCCCAAGCCCGCCTACTTTGCCCTACAACGCACGTTGCAACAGCCTTGAGGAGACCTGCATGAAACGAAGCGACTTTCCCCCTGACTTCACCTGGGGTACCGCCACCTCGGCTTACCAGATCGAGGGGGCTGTCCAGGAAGACGGGCGTGGCCCAAGCATCTGGGACACCTTCAGCCGCACCCCCGGCAAAACCCCGGGCGGTGAGACCGGCGACCTTGCCTGCGAACACTACCACCGCTACCGGGAGGACATTGCCCTGATGAAGGAGTTGGGGGTGAACGCCTACCGCTTTTCGGTAGCCTGGCCCCGCATTTTACCCGAGGGCCGGGGGGCTCCGAACCCCAAGGGCCTGGACTTTTACGACCGGCTGGTAGACGCCCTGCTGACCCAGGGCATCACCCCCTGGCTGACCCTCTACCACTGGGACTTGCCCCAGGCCCTGGAAGACCAGGGCGGCTGGCCCGCGCGGGAGACCGCCTACGCCTTTGCTGAGTATGCCGACCTCCTCTCCCGCCACCTGGGCGACCGGGTACGGCACTGGATTACCCTGAACGAGCCCTGGTGCTCGGCACATCTGGGCTACCTGACCGGGGTACACGCCCCGGGCAAGCGGGACTTGAGCCTGGCAGTGCGGGCTTCACATCACCTGCTTCTGGCCCACGGCCTGGCCGTGCCCCTCATCCGCCGCAACGCCCCTGGGGCCCATGTAGGCATCACCCTGAACCTGGCCCCTGGCCACCCGGCCTCGCCCGACCCCGCCGACGTGGCCGCTGCCCAGCGCTTTGACGGTTTTCAGAACCGCTGGTACCTGGATCCACTTTTTGGCTTCGGGTATCCCCTCGACCTGCTCGAGCTTTACGGCAAGGTCACCCCTCCGGTGGAGGTAGGCGATCTGGAGATTATCGCCACGCCTACCGACTTCTTGGGCATCAACTACTACACCCGCGCGGTGGTACGGAACAGCCCTCTAGGCCCCTACCGCTTCGAGACCGTAACCGCAGGCCAAGAGCACACCGCCATGAACTGGGAAGTGTATCCCGAAGGTCTTCTGGAGCTGTTGCGCCGCCTGAGCCGAGAGTACCGCCCCAGAGCCATCTACATCACCGAGAACGGCGCAGCCTACCCCGATGCAATAGGCGCAGATGGAGAGGTGCATGACCCAGGGCGTACCCGGTACCTCGAGCGCCACCTCACCCAGAGTCTTGCTGCCCTACAAGAAGGGGCGCCCTTGAAGGGCTATTTTGTGTGGAGCCTGCTGGACAACTTTGAGTGGGCCGAAGGCTATAGCAAGCGCTTTGGCCTGGTTTATGTGGACTTTGCCACCCAGACCCGCCGCCTCAAGGCCAGCGGGCGCTGGTTCCGGCGCTTTTTGCGGGAGGCGGTGGCCCGGCCATGAAGATCGTGAACCCGGTGCTCAGAGGCTTCCATCCCGACCCCTCGATCCTGCGGGTGGGGGAGGACTATTACATTGCCACCTCCACCTTCGAGTGGTGGCCGGGGGTGCGGCTCTCGCACTCGCGCGACCTGGTGCACTGGCGGCCCATTGGCTACGCCCTGACCTGCACCTCGCAGCTCAACCTGCTGGGTAACCCCGACTCGGGGGGCATCTGGGCTCCCTGCCTGAGCCACGATGGGGAGCGATTCTACCTGGTTTACACCGATGTAAAAACCTGGGGCAACGGCGAGGCTTTCAAGGACGCCCACAACTACCTGGTCACGGCAGAGCACATCGAGGGGCCCTGGTCGGAACCGGTCTACCTCAACGCCTCGGGTTTCGACCCCTCCCTTTTTCACGACACCGATGGGCGCAAGTGGCTCCTCAACATGCAGTGGGATCACCGCAAGGGCAAGAACCCCTTCGCCGGTATCCTCTTGCAGGAGTACGACCCGGTGCAGAAGAAGCTGGTGGGCCCGGTGCACCACATCTTCCGGGGCACCCCCCTGGGCGTAACCGAAGGGCCCCACCTGTACAAGAAAGATGGCTGGTATTACCTGGCGGTGGCCGAAGGGGGCACGGTCTACGAGCACGCCGTGACGGTAGCAAGGGCCCGCCGGATTGAAGGGCCTTACGAGGTAGACCCCTGCTACCCTACCCTCACCGCCCGGGGCCGCCCCGAGCTGCCCTTGCAGAAAGCTGGGCACGCCTCGCTGGTGGAAACCCCTGGGGGGGATTGGTACATGGCCCACCTGGTGGGCCGGCCCCTCGAGCCCCCCCAGGCCCCCCGGCGGCACTGCCCCTTAGGCCGCGAGACCGCTCTGCAAAAGATTCGCTGGACCCCCGACGGCTGGCCCCGGCTCTGGCAGGGCGGCAACGCCCCGGCCCTCGAGGTAGAAGCCCCGGCCCTGCCCCCCCACCCCTGGCCCCCAGAACCCGAGCGCGACGACTTCGACGCCCCCACCCTGAGCCTGCACTTCCAGACCCTGCGACATCCACCAGACCCCTCCTGGCTCTCCCTGAGCGAGCGCCCCGGCTACCTGCGGCTTTACGGCCGTGAATCGCTCAGCTCGCGCCACCGCCAGAGCTTGGTGGCCCGCCGATTGCAGGACTTCTACGCCGAGGCCGAGACCGCCCTCGAGTTCGAGCCCCAGAACTTCCAGCAGATGGCCGGGCTGGTCTGCTTCTACGACACCGGCAACTGGGTCTACCTGCGGGTAAGCCGGGACGAGCAGCTTGGCAAGACCCTCAATATCCTCACCTGCGACAATGGCCACTACGACGAGCCCCTGACCTGGGAGATTCCCATCGAAGGCCTGCACCGGGTTTACCTGCGGGTACGCTTCGAGTGTGAAACCTTCGGCTTTGCCTACTCGGCCAATGGCCAGGACTGGCAACCCATCCCGCTGCAATTCCCGACCTACAAGCTCTCCGACGACTACTGCCGAGGGTTGGGCTTCACCGGCACCTTCATTGGCCTCTGCGCTCAGGATCTATCAGGTAGCCGGTTACCCGCCGACTTCGATTTTCTCAGCTACAGGGCAGCCGGAGCGGTTCCCACCTAACCCTATTGCTCCAATATTCCAAACCGAAGGGAGAAAGGATTGGTCAAGGGGTCAAGGGTGTAGGCGCGGCATCGAAAAACACAGCGTGTCCTCCGCCGGAGGGTGTAGTTGACAGCTTAGCAAGGCAGTGATAGTTTTTTCTTGAGTCGAAAAAACCAAGGCCTTCTCAAGCACGCCCTCTGGTCGTCTCGGCTCAACCTGAAGAGGAGGAGGACATGAAGTCACTCACCAAGATGTTGGTGTTTTTGCTCTTTGTGCTTTTGGCAGCCAGTTTTGCTCAGCCGCTTATTGTGGGTGTGAGCTGGGCCAACTTTCAGGAAGAGCGCTGGAAGATAGACGAGCGGGCCATCCGCGAACAGCTTGGTCGCATGGGCGCAACCTACATCAGCGCCGACGCGCAAAGCTCCTCGGAAAAGCAACTTAACGATATTGACGCCCTGATTGCCCGTGGCGCAAAAGCTCTGATTATCCTGGCCTGGGACAAAGACGCCATCTTGCCCGCAATTGACAAGGCCAAAGCGGCGGGTATTCCGGTGATCGCCTATGACCGCCTGATCGAGAACGATTACGCCTTTTACATCACCTTCGACAACGTGGAAGTGGGCCGGATGCAGGCCCGGGAGGTGTTCAAGGCTCGTCCCAAAGGCAATTATGCCTTTATCCTGGGATCCAACACCGACCCCAACGCCGACTTCCTGCATAAAGGCCAGCTCGAGGTGCTCGATGCGGCCATCAAGCGGGGCGATATCAAGGTAGTGGGCAAGCAGTACACCGAGGGTTGGAAGCCCGAGGTGGCCCAGCGCAACATGGAGCAGATCCTGACCGCCAACGGTAACAAGGTAGACGCAGTGGTGGCCTCCAACGACGGCACCGCCGGGGGTGTGGTGGCTGCGCTGGCCGCGGTGGGCCTGGCCGGTAAGGTGCCGGTCTCGGGTCAGGACGGCGACCAGGCTGCGCTCAACCGCGTAGCCCGCGGCCTTCAGACTGTGAGCGTGTGGAAGGATGCCCGCGAGCTGGGTCGCCGGGCCGCCGAGATTGCGGTGTTGCTGGCCAGGGGTACCTCCATGGACAAAATCCCGGGCCGTACCGTTTTTGCTGACGGTCCCAATAAGGTACGGATGAACGCGGTATTGCTCAAACCCATCCCCATCACCCGGAACAACCTCGACGTGGTGCTGCGGGCGGGCTGGATTACCAAGCAGGCCCTCTGCCAGGGGGTTAGTGGTTCGACCGCGCCTGCTGCCTGCCGCTAGATCTTTGGTCGGATGAATAGGGTGGGCTCCGCCCACCCTTTTTGTGGGCTCCAATAGCGATATAATCCCATTCAACGATCAAAAGCAGGTGGAGGATCGGCGCATGCAGATGCAAAGTGCTTCGAAGACCCACACCAGCCTGGTCAGCAGCCTGGGAGTGGATGGACGTATCCTGACCATGCTGGTGGTACTGGCTGTGGTTTGGACGGTATTCCAGATTCTTACCATGGGCCAGCCGGGGCAGTTCCTAAGCCCGCAAAACCTCTGGAACCTTTCGGTTCAGACAGCCGTGGTGGGCATCATGGTGGGCGGCATGGTGATGGTGATCGTGACCCGCCAGATTGACCTTTCGGTCGGTTCAGTCCTGGGTTTCAGCGGCATGATTATGGCCCTGATTCAGACGGTTCCGCCCCTGGGCTGGGGTGGGAACTGGCTTCTGGCGCTGCTGGCTGGCTTACTGCTCGGGGCCTTGATAGGGGCCTTTCAGGGGTACTGGGTGGCCTACTGGGGCGTGCCGGCTTTTGTGGTTACCTTAGCGGGCCTGCTAATTTTCCGCAACGCCACCTTTATCGTGGCCAGTGGGCGCACCATTGGCCCCCTCAACGACAACTTCAAGGTGCTGGGCGGCGGCCTCAACGGCTCGATAGGGGAGTTCTGGACCTGGGTGGTGGGCTTTGCGGTGATGGCTTACATCGTCTACCAGGCCCTTACCAACCGCAACCGGCGTATCAAAAACGGCCTGCCCGTGCGTCCGATGTGGGCCGAGGTGGTGGTCATTGGGGCTCTACTGGCCCTGACCCTGGCCTTCGTGCTGGTGATGAATGCCTTTCCCTATCCGGGTACCAATGTGCCCCGGGGCATGCCGGTGCCGGTGCTGATCACCTTGATAGTGCTGTTTGTGTTGAACTGGGTGGCGCTCAATACCCGTTTTGGCCGCTACGTGTTTGCCATTGGGGGAAACCCCGAAGCCGCTTTGCTGGCCGGTATCAACGTCAAGCGCATGCTGGTAGCGGTGTTTGCCCTGATGGGGATGCTGGCCGCCCTGGCCGGGGCGGTGCAGGCCGCCCGCTTAAACTTCGTGACCAACAGCATGGGGAACCTTCTCGAGCTCGACGTGATCGCGGCAGCGGTGATTGGGGGAACGGCCCTGGCGGGGGGGAGCGGCACCATCGTGGGCGCGGCCCTGGGGGCCCTCCTGATGTCTTCCTTGCGTAGCGGCATGGTGCTGATGGGTCTGCCTACCGAATGGCAGAACGTGGTGCTGGGCGCGGTGCTGCTGGCAGCCGTGATCTGGAACACCGTATACCTGAGGAACCGGAGGTGAGCATGACCCCATTGGTTGAAATGCGCGGCATTAGCCTTCGTTTTGGCGGGAACCAGGCCCTGGACAACGTATCGGTCAACCTGTACCCCGGCGAGGTGGTGGGGCTGCTGGGGCACAACGGAGCGGGCAAGTCCACCCTGATCAAGGTGCTTTCCGGCGCTTACCGGGCCGACTCCGGCCAGATCTGGGTAAACGGGCAGGAGGTGCAGATTCGCACCCCCCAGGATGCCCAGGCCCAGGGTATCGAGACCATCTACCAGACCCTGGCCCTGGCCGACAACCTGGACGCGGTGGCCAACGTATTTCTGGGGCGGGAGAAGGTACGGGGGGTGATGCTGGACGAGGACATCATGGAACTCGAGGCCCGCAAGACCCTGGATCGCCTGCGGGTGAAAATCCCCTCCCTGCGCCTGCCGGTAGCCCAGATGTCGGGGGGTCAGCGCCAGACCGTGGCCATTGGACGGGCCATCTATTTCAAAGCTCGCTGCCTGATCATGGACGAGCCAACGGCAGCTTTGGGGCCGGAGGAAACCCAGAAAGTTCACCAGCTCATTAAGGCCCTCAAGGCCGAGGGGGTGGGGATATTCCTGATTAGCCACGACCTGCACGATGTCTTTGACCTGGCGGATCGCATTACGGTGATGAAAAACGGGCGTGTGGTGGGCACGGTCTATACCCAGGATGTCACCCACGACGACGTGCTGGGCATGATTATCGGTGGGGTGATGCCCAAAAACGTTCGGCAGGCCGACCAGCCTGCGCCCCGGGCTTGAGAGGCCTGCCTTGAGGAAACAGGAGACAAGCCCGTGCCAACTGTAACCTTTGTACCGCACCGGCTGGCGCTTATTCGGGTACCTGACGAGGTTCCGGTTCTGCCGCCAAAAGTGTTTACAGAGCGCTACAAGCGCCTGGAGGCCAGGCGGCAACAGGCCGGTCTGGATGCCATCCTGATTTATGCCGACCGGGAACACGCCGCCAACCTGGGCTGGCTGACCGACTTCACCCCCCGGTTTGAAGAAGCCCTCTGGATCCAGCTGGGAGGGCAGACCCCAACCTTGCTGGTGGGCAATGAGTGCCTGAGCTTTGCCCGGGCGGTTTGCAAGCTCGAGGCTAACCTCGAGCTCTACCAGGATTTCAGCCTGCCGGGCCAGGATCGCAGCCGGAGCACCGACCTGCCCGGTCTGTTGCGCAAGGCCGGGCTGGGCAAAGGGCTAGAGGTGGGGCTGGTGGGCTGGAAGCCCATGCAGGCCCTGGACGTGCCGCACTGGATTGTCGAGGCGGTGGAGTCAGTAACCGGCCTGGCTCCCCGTAACGCCGCCGACCTGCTGATGCATCCGGCCACAGGTCTGCGGGCGCGCCTCGAGCCCGAGCAGATCCGCTGGGCCGAATACGCCTCGGCCCTCTCCAGCGAAGGCATCCGCAACTGGGTCTGGGGTTTGTACGAGGGCCAGAGCGAGTGGGAAGCTGCCCAGCACCTGGTGTCCTGTGGCCTCGAGCTTTCCTGCCACCCCATGGTGAACTTTGGCCCACAAATTCCCAGCGGCCTGAAAAGCCCCCGCAACCACAGGGTTCAGCCGGGCTTTTATGCCCAGGCCGCCTTTGGCCTGGTGGGGGGGCTGACCTGCCGGGCCGGGCGGTTGGTGCGCGCGGACTATCGGGAGGACGCCGATGGGTATTTGGCACTTGCCACCAACTACTTGCAGGTGGTGCATGCCTGGTACGCCGCCCTAGAGGTCGGGGTCTTGGCGGGGGAGGTGTTCGCCAAAGCCCATCAGACCAAAAACAGCACCTGGGACTTCGCGCTCAACCCTGGGCACCTGATTCACATGGACGAGTGGCTCGGCAGCCCCTTTGCAGAAGGCTCCGGGGTAGCCCTCCAGAGCGGTATGGCCCTCCAACAAGACATCATACCTGTCCCCCGGCACGGTCATACAGTTGTGAACATGGAGGACGGCCTGGTACTGGCCGACGCCGACCTGCGCCGAGAGTTGAGCCGCCTCGACCCCGCTTTGATGGAGCGAGTGAACCAGTGCCGTCAGGTGATGGAGCAGCTTGGCTACCAACTCAGCGAGGACGTGTTGCCTTTGTCCAACATCCAGGGGATTTTCTTCCCCTTTTTGCTACAGCCCGAGTATGTAGCCCGTTTTGACTGAAAGGAGTACCCTTATGCGAATCGGTATCGTGGGGGCAGGCTGGTGGGCCGGTTTTGCCCACCTTCCTGCCTTCAAAGACGCAGGGGCCGAAATTGCCGGCATCTATAGCCGCACCCCAGCCCATGCCCAAAAACTGGCCGAGCAGTTTGGCGTCCGAGCCTTTGAGAGCTACGAAGACCTGCTAGCAGCCTGCGACGGCGTGGCCATCTCCACCACCGACGACACCCACGCCCCCCTGGGCATCCGGGCCTTACAGGCGGGCAAGCACCTGTTCATGGACAAGCCGCTGGCCCGCACCGTGCAGGAGGGGCAGGCCATTGTGGACGCTGCCAGGGCCCATCGGCGCATCGGCCTGACCGCCTTCACCAGCCGGGGTGACCTGGCCGCCGAGACCGCGCAGGGGCTGGTGCAGTCGGGCGAAGTGGGCGAAATCCTGTACGTGCGTGGCTACTTCCACGGGGGCTTCATGGGCGACCCGCAAGGCCCCACCACCTGGCGGGCCAAAGCAGAGATCGGCGGAGCCGGGGGTGTGCTGGCCGACCTGGGAGCGCACCTGTTCGACCTGGTGCGTATGGTGACCGGCCTCGAGTTTACCCAGGTGATGGCCCAGGCCCACATTCACCTAAAGCGCCCTGACCCGGTCACCAATTTCGACGAAGGGGCGGTGCTGGCCCGGCTGGGTGAGGCTAGCGGGGCTTTTTCGCTCTCGAGGGTACACATCGGCGCAGACCAGCGGCTCGAGCTGGAAATCCAGGGCAGCAAGGGGGCCCTTAAACTTTCGCCGGCCCTGTGGGGTCGGGGCAACAGCTTTCAGCTTCTTCTGGCCCGCCGCCCCGGCTTCTATCAGGAGGTCGCGCCGGATCCCGGCCTGCTCCGGGGGCGCAACCCCGAAAGCCCTTGGGGCTACTTTCAGTTCCTC harbors:
- a CDS encoding sugar ABC transporter permease; this encodes MQMQSASKTHTSLVSSLGVDGRILTMLVVLAVVWTVFQILTMGQPGQFLSPQNLWNLSVQTAVVGIMVGGMVMVIVTRQIDLSVGSVLGFSGMIMALIQTVPPLGWGGNWLLALLAGLLLGALIGAFQGYWVAYWGVPAFVVTLAGLLIFRNATFIVASGRTIGPLNDNFKVLGGGLNGSIGEFWTWVVGFAVMAYIVYQALTNRNRRIKNGLPVRPMWAEVVVIGALLALTLAFVLVMNAFPYPGTNVPRGMPVPVLITLIVLFVLNWVALNTRFGRYVFAIGGNPEAALLAGINVKRMLVAVFALMGMLAALAGAVQAARLNFVTNSMGNLLELDVIAAAVIGGTALAGGSGTIVGAALGALLMSSLRSGMVLMGLPTEWQNVVLGAVLLAAVIWNTVYLRNRR
- a CDS encoding glycoside hydrolase family 43 protein; this encodes MKIVNPVLRGFHPDPSILRVGEDYYIATSTFEWWPGVRLSHSRDLVHWRPIGYALTCTSQLNLLGNPDSGGIWAPCLSHDGERFYLVYTDVKTWGNGEAFKDAHNYLVTAEHIEGPWSEPVYLNASGFDPSLFHDTDGRKWLLNMQWDHRKGKNPFAGILLQEYDPVQKKLVGPVHHIFRGTPLGVTEGPHLYKKDGWYYLAVAEGGTVYEHAVTVARARRIEGPYEVDPCYPTLTARGRPELPLQKAGHASLVETPGGDWYMAHLVGRPLEPPQAPRRHCPLGRETALQKIRWTPDGWPRLWQGGNAPALEVEAPALPPHPWPPEPERDDFDAPTLSLHFQTLRHPPDPSWLSLSERPGYLRLYGRESLSSRHRQSLVARRLQDFYAEAETALEFEPQNFQQMAGLVCFYDTGNWVYLRVSRDEQLGKTLNILTCDNGHYDEPLTWEIPIEGLHRVYLRVRFECETFGFAYSANGQDWQPIPLQFPTYKLSDDYCRGLGFTGTFIGLCAQDLSGSRLPADFDFLSYRAAGAVPT
- a CDS encoding GH1 family beta-glucosidase, with protein sequence MKRSDFPPDFTWGTATSAYQIEGAVQEDGRGPSIWDTFSRTPGKTPGGETGDLACEHYHRYREDIALMKELGVNAYRFSVAWPRILPEGRGAPNPKGLDFYDRLVDALLTQGITPWLTLYHWDLPQALEDQGGWPARETAYAFAEYADLLSRHLGDRVRHWITLNEPWCSAHLGYLTGVHAPGKRDLSLAVRASHHLLLAHGLAVPLIRRNAPGAHVGITLNLAPGHPASPDPADVAAAQRFDGFQNRWYLDPLFGFGYPLDLLELYGKVTPPVEVGDLEIIATPTDFLGINYYTRAVVRNSPLGPYRFETVTAGQEHTAMNWEVYPEGLLELLRRLSREYRPRAIYITENGAAYPDAIGADGEVHDPGRTRYLERHLTQSLAALQEGAPLKGYFVWSLLDNFEWAEGYSKRFGLVYVDFATQTRRLKASGRWFRRFLREAVARP
- a CDS encoding Gfo/Idh/MocA family oxidoreductase — encoded protein: MRIGIVGAGWWAGFAHLPAFKDAGAEIAGIYSRTPAHAQKLAEQFGVRAFESYEDLLAACDGVAISTTDDTHAPLGIRALQAGKHLFMDKPLARTVQEGQAIVDAARAHRRIGLTAFTSRGDLAAETAQGLVQSGEVGEILYVRGYFHGGFMGDPQGPTTWRAKAEIGGAGGVLADLGAHLFDLVRMVTGLEFTQVMAQAHIHLKRPDPVTNFDEGAVLARLGEASGAFSLSRVHIGADQRLELEIQGSKGALKLSPALWGRGNSFQLLLARRPGFYQEVAPDPGLLRGRNPESPWGYFQFLELARRFLEGVRTHRQPSPSLEDGLAAQRVIEAVVQSNQQQEWVALE
- the xylF gene encoding D-xylose ABC transporter substrate-binding protein, producing MKSLTKMLVFLLFVLLAASFAQPLIVGVSWANFQEERWKIDERAIREQLGRMGATYISADAQSSSEKQLNDIDALIARGAKALIILAWDKDAILPAIDKAKAAGIPVIAYDRLIENDYAFYITFDNVEVGRMQAREVFKARPKGNYAFILGSNTDPNADFLHKGQLEVLDAAIKRGDIKVVGKQYTEGWKPEVAQRNMEQILTANGNKVDAVVASNDGTAGGVVAALAAVGLAGKVPVSGQDGDQAALNRVARGLQTVSVWKDARELGRRAAEIAVLLARGTSMDKIPGRTVFADGPNKVRMNAVLLKPIPITRNNLDVVLRAGWITKQALCQGVSGSTAPAACR
- a CDS encoding carbohydrate ABC transporter permease — protein: MVKPKKTSASSLLLRMGGYALLIFGGLLTIAPFYFMFVFATHQRSEIFGFPPPIWFGEHFWSNYQILLQKIPFWRAYWNTFYLAFMITITTLFFCSLAGFGFAMYNFRWREQLFGVVLATLLIPAILNLIPFYLLIYQIGWINTPKALWVPAMAGAVGIFMMRQYIVSAIPKELVDAARIDGCSEFQIYWRIVLPLIRPALGTLGLVTFIGAWNKFADVNVIMRTQETKTLPVVLRTLQGATDVEWGAIMAGTALLVAPLLLVFALAARQLMEGLTSGAVKN
- a CDS encoding ATP-binding cassette domain-containing protein translates to MTPLVEMRGISLRFGGNQALDNVSVNLYPGEVVGLLGHNGAGKSTLIKVLSGAYRADSGQIWVNGQEVQIRTPQDAQAQGIETIYQTLALADNLDAVANVFLGREKVRGVMLDEDIMELEARKTLDRLRVKIPSLRLPVAQMSGGQRQTVAIGRAIYFKARCLIMDEPTAALGPEETQKVHQLIKALKAEGVGIFLISHDLHDVFDLADRITVMKNGRVVGTVYTQDVTHDDVLGMIIGGVMPKNVRQADQPAPRA
- a CDS encoding endo-1,4-beta-xylanase, coding for MPLHLWSVLLLGLGLLALAQSGPPLRTLAEKRGLQIGAAVEPNLLLQDPEYARVLAREFNLLVAENVMKWGALQTARGQFNFGAADLLVDFAQKNQMAIRGHTLVWHQQLPRWIYDRFTPAEMEAILHQHIQTVVGRYRGKIAYWDVANEVIGDDARPRTTPFDVLPDYLEKAFRYARAADPKAKLFYNDYGAEGLGPKSDAIYALLKSLKEKGVPLDGVGFQAHLDLNFSPEAARMAENLERFARLGLEIHITEMDVRLSGPGSRAERLRKQAQIYQEVLQVCLRQPRCKVFTLWGVSDAYSWRAASEPLIFDADYQPKPAYFALQRTLQQP